A region from the Mycolicibacterium litorale genome encodes:
- a CDS encoding NAD-dependent succinate-semialdehyde dehydrogenase: MTTYAVTDPTTGQVIKQYPAITDEDLTASIGRAESALTEWGSRTVAERVTLLQNVASIYEERAEELGAIISREMGKPKTSAIGEAAFSASIYRYYADSAEEFLADEPIQLRGGTGSAVIRRTPLGVVLGIMPWNYPYFMAARCAAPNLMIGNTVLLKPAPQCPESAAAIAAIFDEAGLPANAYTTILASNEQIESVIADPRVRGVSLTGSGRAGSAVAKIAGEHLKKVVLELGGSDPFLALSTNDMDALVKSAVAARMYNSGQACNAAKRFIVADHLYDEFLEKFVSQISAFEPGDPSSPDTKLGPLVSVEAAERLEAQVNRAVEEGATVVLGGQRNGAFFSPTVLTDVRRDGSAYSEEFFGPVAQVFRARTEAEAIELANDTDFGLGSFVFTDDAAQAERVADQIAAGMVYVNTVDGEGPEVPFGGVKNSGYGRELGRLGAEEFVNMKLIRTGA; the protein is encoded by the coding sequence ATGACCACCTATGCCGTCACCGATCCGACCACCGGCCAGGTCATCAAGCAATATCCCGCGATCACCGACGAGGACCTGACCGCTTCCATCGGCCGCGCCGAGTCCGCCCTGACCGAGTGGGGCTCTCGCACGGTCGCGGAGCGGGTGACCCTGCTGCAGAACGTCGCCTCGATCTACGAGGAGCGCGCCGAGGAGCTCGGTGCCATCATCAGTCGTGAGATGGGCAAGCCGAAGACCTCGGCCATCGGGGAAGCCGCGTTCTCGGCTTCGATCTACCGCTACTACGCCGACAGCGCCGAGGAGTTCCTGGCCGACGAACCGATCCAGCTGCGCGGAGGAACCGGTTCGGCGGTGATCCGGCGGACACCTCTCGGCGTCGTGCTCGGCATCATGCCGTGGAATTACCCCTATTTCATGGCAGCGCGTTGTGCCGCCCCGAACTTGATGATCGGGAACACGGTGCTTCTCAAGCCTGCTCCGCAGTGCCCGGAGTCGGCAGCCGCCATAGCGGCCATCTTCGACGAGGCGGGTCTTCCGGCCAACGCGTACACCACCATCCTCGCCTCCAATGAGCAGATCGAATCGGTCATCGCCGACCCGCGCGTGCGGGGCGTCTCGCTCACCGGGTCCGGCCGCGCGGGTTCCGCCGTGGCCAAGATCGCGGGAGAGCACCTGAAGAAGGTCGTGCTCGAACTCGGGGGGTCCGACCCGTTCCTCGCGCTGTCGACCAACGACATGGACGCGCTGGTCAAGAGCGCCGTGGCGGCGCGCATGTACAACTCGGGGCAGGCCTGTAATGCAGCGAAACGCTTCATCGTCGCTGACCACCTCTATGACGAGTTCCTCGAGAAGTTCGTCAGCCAGATCTCGGCCTTCGAGCCCGGCGACCCGTCCAGCCCGGATACGAAGCTCGGGCCCCTCGTATCCGTCGAGGCCGCCGAACGGCTAGAAGCCCAGGTGAACCGGGCCGTCGAAGAGGGTGCGACCGTGGTGCTCGGCGGGCAGCGCAACGGCGCCTTCTTCTCCCCGACGGTCCTGACCGACGTTCGGCGCGACGGCAGCGCGTACTCCGAGGAGTTCTTCGGTCCGGTTGCCCAGGTGTTCCGGGCCCGCACCGAGGCCGAAGCCATCGAGCTGGCCAACGACACTGACTTCGGGCTCGGGTCGTTCGTGTTCACCGACGACGCCGCGCAAGCCGAACGTGTCGCCGACCAGATCGCGGCCGGCATGGTGTACGTCAACACCGTTGACGGTGAGGGCCCGGAAGTGCCCTTCGGCGGTGTGAAGAATTCCGGCTACGGTCGCGAACTCGGGCGCCTGGGTGCAGAGGAATTCGTCAACATGAAACTGATCCGGACCGGCGCGTGA
- a CDS encoding NAD(P)/FAD-dependent oxidoreductase, with amino-acid sequence MKRGDISFWLTRPGAPAPPSTRTLAQDIDCDVAIVGGGLSGLWVAWALAQQNPSLSVVVLEAERLGFGASGRNGGWMSAKQVGVRRALARGAGGTQAVTQMQDRLEQACTEVVDILGADEIDARHGGWTQLARTKNELRRAENYVAEARRWNVDESSMRLMSAEEAYERIHAQGLMGAIHSPHNYCVDPVKMVFRLASLAMEAGATVYTGARVTGIEPGRLRVGRHRVNARQVVVATEGYTASQPGQRRRMLPLNSSMLVTEPLTPQQWERVGWEHHDGVSATAHTYFHSERTPDGRIAIGGRGRPYRFGSRTDRNGVVDEATVKSLMRVIDDLFPGLGAEPAHAWCGVIGVTRDWSPFLDYDSSAQLLRMGGYAGQGLTASYLAGLAAADLLTGRKSFLSTSAWVRPVPRRWEPEPLRWVGANGFYLAYSLADRLEAASRSDKTSVIARIADKIAAR; translated from the coding sequence ATGAAGCGCGGAGATATCTCTTTCTGGCTGACGCGTCCCGGAGCGCCGGCACCGCCGTCGACTCGAACGCTCGCGCAGGACATCGATTGCGATGTGGCCATCGTGGGCGGCGGGCTGTCGGGATTGTGGGTCGCGTGGGCGCTCGCGCAACAGAATCCCTCGCTGTCCGTCGTCGTTCTGGAGGCCGAACGCCTCGGGTTCGGGGCGTCAGGCCGTAACGGCGGCTGGATGTCAGCGAAGCAGGTCGGGGTCCGGCGCGCGTTGGCCCGCGGCGCGGGCGGTACGCAAGCCGTGACACAAATGCAGGACCGGCTCGAGCAGGCGTGCACAGAAGTGGTCGACATCCTCGGTGCCGACGAGATCGACGCCCGCCACGGTGGGTGGACCCAGCTGGCCCGCACGAAGAATGAGCTTCGTCGCGCCGAGAACTACGTGGCCGAGGCCCGCCGCTGGAACGTCGACGAGTCGTCGATGCGCCTGATGTCGGCCGAGGAGGCCTACGAACGGATCCACGCGCAAGGCCTCATGGGCGCGATACACAGCCCGCACAACTACTGCGTCGACCCGGTGAAGATGGTGTTCCGTCTGGCCTCGCTGGCGATGGAGGCCGGCGCCACCGTCTATACGGGCGCGCGCGTCACCGGAATCGAGCCCGGCCGGCTCCGTGTGGGACGGCACAGGGTCAACGCCCGTCAGGTGGTGGTGGCGACTGAGGGGTACACCGCCAGCCAGCCCGGCCAGCGGCGTCGGATGCTGCCGCTCAACAGCAGCATGCTGGTCACCGAGCCCTTGACTCCGCAGCAGTGGGAGAGGGTGGGCTGGGAGCACCACGACGGAGTGTCGGCGACCGCTCATACCTACTTCCACAGCGAACGCACCCCCGACGGCCGTATCGCCATCGGCGGCCGGGGCCGCCCATACCGATTCGGGTCGAGGACGGATCGAAACGGAGTGGTCGACGAGGCCACCGTCAAGTCGCTTATGCGAGTGATCGACGACCTGTTTCCCGGTCTCGGCGCGGAACCCGCGCACGCGTGGTGCGGGGTCATCGGTGTCACCCGTGACTGGTCGCCCTTCCTCGACTACGACTCCTCTGCGCAGCTGTTGCGGATGGGCGGCTACGCCGGACAGGGACTCACGGCGAGCTATCTGGCGGGCTTGGCAGCGGCCGACTTGCTGACCGGCCGCAAGAGCTTTCTCTCCACATCGGCGTGGGTGCGCCCCGTGCCTCGGCGGTGGGAGCCGGAGCCACTGAGGTGGGTCGGCGCGAACGGCTTCTATCTCGCCTACTCGCTCGCAGATCGGCTGGAAGCGGCCTCGCGCTCCGACAAGACCTCCGTGATCGCGCGCATCGCCGACAAGATCGCCGCGCGCTGA